TACAGTAGATCCAAAGGGTAAACCGGAAAATGGAGCAACTTCATTTGGGATAGTGTTTGCAGATGTTGATTTTAATAATTCTAAAGGAACAGAAATATTACCTGTTATGATACATGGTTTTGTAAACAAAGCTAAATTAAAAGAATATACCGGTGAAGAAGTAACAGAAGAAGCTATAAAAGCTATGAACATGATTAAATTTCTATAGGAGAGTGATAGTATGGAATTAAAGGATTTTATAAACTCAAAGGAAATAGCATTATATATTAAAAATTTACCGCCACAAATTAAACTAGACGAATTACTATTTCCAGTCACAAAACAAATATCTACAGAAATAGAGATAGCAAAGGGTGCTAAACAAAGACCGGTAGCATTAAGAATGAGTACTTTTGATGTAGCTGCCAAGGTTAGAGCATTAAAAGCAGATGTATCTGTGGAAAAGAAGGAAATGCCATTCTTCAAAGAAGCTATAGGTATTAAAGAAAAGGATAGAAGGGATCTTATCTTAGCTCAAAAGTCTAACAATAAGAATCTTGTTGAATTTATGGTTAAGAACGTATTTGAAAATTATGCGACTCTTGTTGCTGGTGCCGATATTCAATCAACTAGAATGAGAGCACAGTTAATGCAAAAAGGTGAAATAAACATTGAAACAGAAGATGGAGATATAGTAGTGGACTATAGAATACCTGCTAACCACAAAGAAGTACTCCAAGGTACTGCTAAATGGAGTGATCCGACAGCTGATATAGTAGGAGATATAAAAAGGTGGCAAAGGGTATTTACTGATGAAGGCATGGAAAAGCCAAGTAGATTACTTATAACGGAAAAAACATTTTTAAATACAGTATGCAAGAATGTAGCTATAACAAAGGATTTAAAAAGTAGAGTACTGGGTGAAGTAATAATAACAGATGAAGATTATGTATCATATTTAAAAAAGAAGTTAGGGATAGAAATAGCTTTCTTAAATGGTACATTTGTAAACGAAGAAAATAAAACTATGAACTACTATGAAGATAAATTAGTTACATTAATTCCAAAGGGAACTTTAGGACAAACTATTTATGCAGTTACTCCAGAAGAGTTTGATAAGTCTTATGGTTCAGGGAAAATAGATACACAAGTAATTAAAACTGGTATAGCAATTACAACTATGGTTAAAGAGGATCCAGTAGCAGTAGATACTAAAGTATCACAAATAGTAATACCAAGTTTTGAAAGAGCGGATGAGTGTTTTTTTACTACAGTATCTTAGAGAAGGTTCAGAGCCTTCTCTTTTTAATTTAGTTTGAAAGGAATGATAAATATGGCTAAAAAAAGTATAAAGGTTAAAGCTTTAGTTAATTTAAAATACGATAAAGAGTGTTTTACTGTAGGTGATGAACTAAAAGTAAGAGTGGAAGATGTAAAAGAAATGCACGAAAAAGGATATGCAGAATTACTAGAGGAAACACCTGAAGAAAATCAAGATAGTGAAGGGGAATTATCTAAGGAAGGTGAATAGTTATGGCCACACCAATAGATATTTTAAAGTTTAATTTACAAGAAAATAATTCACCACACTTTGAAGAAGATGCTCTTAAGTTATTATTAGAACAAAATGATAATGATGTATTAAAAGCAACTATTCAAGGTTTACAGATGAAGGCTCAAGTTGATAGTTTTACGTTAGGTCCCATAAAGATAGACTCTAATCGAGATTACTGGTTATCTTTAATAGATGTCTTTAAAGAAAAACTAAGAGAAAAAGATACTCATTGTAATAGTGGAAGTGGTTATAAAACTTCTATGAGAAGAGTTGATGGACAATGAAACTTAATGAGAAGTTTATTAAAAATAAGGTATTACAAGCTATAAAAATAAAACCTACTTATATTGTGCTTATGAGAAAAGAAAAAACAAGTAATGGTATGAGAGGTGGAAAAGAGAAGAAAATTAAAGTGGCCGAACTTGATGTATTCTTTGATGATTTTAAAAGAAACAATTTATTTGATACATTTAGGGATTCAGGCCATGTAAAAAAAGTTAGAAGTCTGGGTATTATATGTGTTACAGAAGGATTTCAAATAAAAGAAAAAGATTATTTTTCCATTGATAGCCAAACATATGTAGTAACCTATCCAGGAGAAGTAGTTAAAGATGTATATATTGCAGATATAGAGAGAGTTAACAATGAGTGATGGTTGTAAAATAGAGACTAAGGGTATAGAAGAAGCTATAGGAAACTTAAAGAGATTTACTTCTAAACTTAGAGCAGCTTTATTTTTGGATGCTCAAAATATAGCTGCTAACATGGAAAGATGGGCTAAAGCTAATGCCAAATGGATA
The nucleotide sequence above comes from Hathewaya histolytica. Encoded proteins:
- a CDS encoding DUF7210 family protein; translation: MAKKSIKVKALVNLKYDKECFTVGDELKVRVEDVKEMHEKGYAELLEETPEENQDSEGELSKEGE
- a CDS encoding major capsid protein, translated to MELKDFINSKEIALYIKNLPPQIKLDELLFPVTKQISTEIEIAKGAKQRPVALRMSTFDVAAKVRALKADVSVEKKEMPFFKEAIGIKEKDRRDLILAQKSNNKNLVEFMVKNVFENYATLVAGADIQSTRMRAQLMQKGEINIETEDGDIVVDYRIPANHKEVLQGTAKWSDPTADIVGDIKRWQRVFTDEGMEKPSRLLITEKTFLNTVCKNVAITKDLKSRVLGEVIITDEDYVSYLKKKLGIEIAFLNGTFVNEENKTMNYYEDKLVTLIPKGTLGQTIYAVTPEEFDKSYGSGKIDTQVIKTGIAITTMVKEDPVAVDTKVSQIVIPSFERADECFFTTVS